Part of the Papio anubis isolate 15944 chromosome 6, Panubis1.0, whole genome shotgun sequence genome, tgagatcctggaaaagaaaagaaaaagaaaaagaaagaaagagaacttaCATGAAGGAGGCACTAACAGAAGATCTCCGTACAGAGCTGACACAAGTTGAAGTGGTtaggctgtgtctccacccaaatctcatcttgaattgtaatccccatgtgtctagGGAGGGAAGTTATTGGATTATAGGggcggtttcctccatgctgttcttgtgatagtgaattctcacgagatctcatggttttataaatggtactGCACTCTCACAGTCACTCCCTCCAGCTGCCTTGTGAAGaacatgcctgcttctccttttgccatgattgtaagtttgaAACTTAcatggcctccccagccatggtgaactgtaagtcaattaaacctgtttccttcatgaattatccagtcttgggtatttatagctgtgtgagaacagactaatacgtAGGGTAAGGAAGAAATCAAACTACTCTACagaaaaagataagaagaaaGCTTTTGtatcttaatctttttttatatgaaaagagattttatagttattatttttatgatatatcATATTATTGAATATAACAGATTGCATTTTCACAAATGgcaaatgaaacaaagaataaCATTTCTCTTTGATTCCCAGGAATCTCAAAATCATCTGCCTTTTGGAGGGTTCCATTTTTTATGACTCTGTGATACTATCCATGAGGATACCAACAGTGCTTAGTAGTAACGAACATTTTGCTAAGCTGGTCTATCTGGGTCCTTGCTCAAGGTGCTCATATTCTTCTAATCTGGTTCTGAGCACCTGGTCATGTGTTTCTTAGTTATTATGCTCAGGATCTGTTTAGAGGGATAAGTTTGGTATGTTCACATGGAATGTCCACAGAAGGGTGGTAGCATAATGTCATCCTGCCATCAAATATCAAAGCAAGCTCTACTTTGCATTTATAGTCACCTGAAAGAGAAGAATACATAGGATTATTCAAATACTCAATTGATCcgaaagaagcagaaaaagaggaaagggggaacaaagaacagatgaaacaaacagaaaacaaatagcaagatgttAGATTTCAGGCTAACACATAAACAATCACATTAAATATAAGTAGTCTAATAACTCTAGTTAAAAGGCAGAGATGGTCAGactgtacaaaaaagaaaaatgcaactatatgctgcttacaGAAAAGGTACTtgttaaatataaagacacaagtggtggggcggggcaggggatgcgagcaagatggccaaataggaacagctccagtctccagctcccagcaccagtgacacagaagacgggtgatttctgcattttcaactgaggtacccggttcatctcactggggagtgccggacaatcagtgctggtcagctagagcagcccaaccagtgagagctgaagcagggtgaggcatcacctcacctgggaagtgcaagggggaagggaatccctttagaaactgagacacacaacacttggaaaatcaggtaactcccaccctaatactgcgctttaccaagggttttagcaaacagcacaccaggagattatatcccacatctggccgggagggtcccacgcccatggagcctccctcattgctaacacagcagtctgagatctaactgcaaggcagcagcgaggctgggggaggggcgcccgccatagctgagacttaagtaggtaaacaaagcctccaggaaggttgaactgggtggagcccaccgcagctcaaggagacctgcctgtctctgtagactccatctctggggacagggcatagcaaaaaaaaaaaaaaaaaaaaaaaaagcagaaacctctgcagatgttaatgaccctgtctgacagctttgaagagagcagtggctctcccagcacggaggttgagatctgagaatggagagtctgcctgctcaagtgggtccctgacccctaagtagcctaactgggggatatcccccactaggtgcagaccgacacctcatacctcacatggtggggtatACCCCTGAGACGaggcttccagagcaagaatcagacagcagcactcgctattcagcaatattctatcttctgcagcctccgctgctgatacccaagcaaacagggtctggagtggacctcaaacaatctccaacagacctacagctgagggtcctgactgttagaaggaaaactaacaaacagaaaagacacccacactaaaaccccatcagtatgtcaccagcatcaaagaccaaaggcatataaaaccacaaagatggggaaaaagcagggcagaaaagctggaaattcaaaaaattcaaaaaatcagagtgcatctccccttccaaaggaacgcagctcattgccagcaatggatcaaagctggatggagaatgactttgacgagttgagagaagaaggcttcagtcgatcaaacttctcagagctaaaggagaaactatgtacccagtgcaaagaaactaaaaatcttgaaaaaagaatggatgaatgaataactagaataatcaatgcagaaaaggtcataaacgaactgacaagataaaaaccatgacacgagaaatacgtgacaaatgcacaagcttcagtaaccgactcgatcaactggaagaaagagtatcaatgattaaagatcaaatgaatgaaatgaagtgagaagagaagtctagagaaaaaaaggaaaaagaaatgaacaaagcctccaagaaatgtaggactatgtgaaaagaccaaatctacatcagattggtgtccctgaaagtgacaaggagaatggaaccaagttggaaaacactctgcaggatatcatccaggagaacttctccaacctagtaaggcaggccaacattcaaattcaggaaatacaaagaacgccacaaagatactcctcgagaagagcaac contains:
- the LOC101008600 gene encoding 28S ribosomal protein L42, mitochondrial, whose product is SNTMLNRSGERGHPCLVPVTSCYLFSVCFICSLFPLSSFSASFGSIEYLNNPMYSSLSGDYKCKVELALIFDGRMTLCYHPSVDIPCEHTKLIPLNRS